The sequence below is a genomic window from Cicer arietinum cultivar CDC Frontier isolate Library 1 chromosome 6, Cicar.CDCFrontier_v2.0, whole genome shotgun sequence.
tacttattttcCTCTCAAACATGGATAAATTCATAGGTCCATTTCTGTATAGggtataaaaacaaaaaacaaaaatatatgtttagtCTTTAATCTTTTAAGGGtggaattttttaatattaataacagATAAAAAGCAAAATGAAAAAAACATTACTTTTTTAATCCTTTGTTTTTAGGGTAACAAGGTTATAGTAACTTGAAGTTTAGTCAAGAAGTAAGTAAAATTTGGtcatttgaatttgagttttttcaaataatttctttttaattaaaatttattaactactTGAGTCcaattaattaagtaaatataattttttttgaaagaagataacataatttgattttgatgttgttttaagttgatatatttaatttgatggGAATAGTTTTGGACTAAAAAATGAATGTCAATGTAATAGAAGGTAAGGACTGTACTACTTAGTGCCTTGTTGGTGGGATATACATTTGGTGCAGTATTCTTTATGGGAGGAAATACTAAATGGAGCAGGCAAGTATCAATTGGTGAAGTTAATGAATTGATGGGGTCAGGTAAGGTATTGGTCTATTGCAAAGCTGCATTATTCTAACGTTGCGTTCATTAACAAATTTGTTAAAGTTCCCATCTCACCTTGAATATTCCTCTCATGTTCTTTGAGTCATTAAGTAAATTAGTtctcaaaatcaattaaattaatctttCAATTTATGAATATGtctataaaatatgattgtctTAAAGTTAAATTTGTCAGTAATTTTAACTGTGTATGAATTAATTAAGAGAGAATATgaaaatctaaattttataataaatttcttctcaaaataaaatttcacaaataaatttattcatattgtGATAATATTAACGAGAAATCAAAGTGAATAAGATACATATTCAACTAGTATCTCACGTAATAgtttttattcaataattaacaataaaaatttatatataaactattaatttataaacaaaatgtCACTCTCTctttcttaaaataattgtggcatatgtaaaatatatttatctaaaaaaGATTATCGTTTTCAATGAaacatttattacttttttctcAATTATATCATCTTATTATTACACtttacattatttataaattattattctctATTTTGCATTAATTGTAATGACAATACACTAATAGGTGTTAtgaataaattagtaaaatcacaattttttttttaattatcatatttttttaatccgTGTGAAATGATCAAATACAATATTATGAAACACATGAAGTAATAAATTAATggtgatattaattttttggatTTAAATAAGATCTTCTCTGATGTCTCATAACTCACCAAGTAAGCTACCTACACatgaaatatatgaattattttaaatgtctttataattttagagatatatttgttaatttataaaattaaaagtctAATTTAACCAACTTTAcactttctttaaaatatattattttcttttatgctTTGTTTGGatatgaaaagaaaataaaaagaaagaacgTTGGAGGAATAAATGTAAAATGACTTTTtagttgtttaataaaaaagaaaataataaaaaataatttatatataatatttatttatataatttatagatgaatattttttaatatacataaaaaaataattataatatataaaaataaaaatggaagaGGCATTGTGGAAATCGAGGTGATAAAttaattcaagaaaaataaaataaaaaaataacatgataTACTagtatacaaattaattaaaagcaTTGACCATTTTGTAAATTTATCAatgtttattgttttttttcttcagttttcTTTCCAAATCAAAAGGGAAACAATTTGGATGTGGTATGGTATCCACCAAATTCATGCTTTCTTTTCTCTCTGATAAACCAACCAAACAATGGAAACCCACTTTCCAAAAAACTTTTCATTAATTCTCTATATTTTATTTGCTTCATTTTTATGTTGTACCAAACATAGTGTGACTGTGTGAGTTTGAGGCTCTCACTGTCAGTCCTACGTGGGCACATAAAATGTTAGCGTGCTTGGATATCACTGCGATGACTCCTTCATGttgtcatttataataaaaacaatcCGACTTGTATCTATTTGATGTATGTTGGTAATTCATATCTTTGACGTCAAGTTTGAGTATTTGAATCCAATAAGATAGAATATGGGTTACAAAATTGGTACTCAAATTCGACCCTATACGGGTCTACGGGCTTTTGAATTGtccacaaattttatttataaataaaattatttcttttaaaataaaagaatttaagtaaataattttctatcattttaatttttaattaataaaattttatgtcaaaaataaaataaattgaatctAAGTACGTGTTTTAGTTCAGAAATTAAGATACAAACAATTTAGAGTTAATGTGTAgcaatgtaaataatattaaatatttaattatttaaaaaatatatatctaatatGTACACTTATATACagctatataaaaaataaagcttaataaatattttagtagcaaaataaatatcaataaataaaattaatatgcatattaatgtttttgttatttttgtaatcaataattaataatattaaaattaaaattaaatatttaattaatgcgGATTATCCAATGCCTGGCCGGACTAGTCCATCATGGCCTCAAGTTTATACAAACTAGACTCAAGCTCTATACTTTCTTTTTCGGACTGCCCATTTGAACGTTCATTTTGACAACTCTTTGTtcacatcaaaattaattttacaaaattaaagttTGGCCAAAATTTGTTAAAGTAGTAGTATGCGCACTCTTTCACATTAATTTCAGTTTGatcccttaatttttttttacagaccttaaatttaatttcttttgaaatttttctttcATGCTATCATATTATTTGGTGTTACAATCCAAATGTCATGAAAATTGCggaatttttccaaaaaaaaataattaaactattgTGTGCTTATGTCCATGTTGCATATCATGTCAACAAATTTCATTAACATTTACAACCATACATGTAAGTGTTGCTAGGATTAAACATAGAGATCACTCACTCAacaattaacaaattatttttcgtTAACCCTTCACCAGTAACTGGTAACTCTTGTGATAGATGCCATTCACCATCTACTAAGAATTTGATTTCATACCTAcataacaaaaaattggtttatGATTTAGAAGAAAACTCTAGGCTATAAGCATAATATGAAAGCTTCAATAAGTTGATCAAAATTGTACCTTCCAGGCCTTAGCATCAATGTTGTTGAGAACCTTGTGTAGGAACCTGTATACTCTGGTGAAAGGTGCTCTCCTTGGCTCCAACCATCAAAGCTTCCCATAACTTGCACACTCTATGGGAACAAAAGTTCAAGAAGGCAATGTGCATAACAAGACAcaatgattttctaaaaaaattatgattatgtCCCAAAATTAAGAGTTAACTTCTCATCAACGGTTGAAATTGTTTACTTTTACTTTACTGTGAGAACAACAAATCCGGCTCTAAAGAAAACTTATAGCAGAGTGGTTGTTGTAGTTTTCTATTATACAGTTCTTAAGATTACAAAATACAAAGCTTTGATTAAATACTACAATTCAGATGTAACACATAATGATGAAAAATCTATGCGAAAGAATTCAATCTATATATCCCAAACATTAGAAGCCAATGATTAGTGCTGAAATCAAAATTGTACTAGTCTATGTACTTATTTTGTTGTAAGGAAGGGCATTGCATGTTTCATCGGATGCATGTTTTTCTGGAGAAATAAAAACTCGCCGTTGAAATTAGCTTGATAATATAATCAAAGAAACTTGTATGTTATCTTCATAAAGATGAACTTTTTTGTGGGTAAGGTGGGAGAAGGAACCAGAAAAAGAAGTTTCAATGGTTCAAGTTAGTTGCATCAGCTAACTAATACTCCCTCCGTCCCAAATTATAAGccaaaaaacacaatttttgtctcaaattataagaaaaaatacattCTTTTACTGTATAAGTTTATTGTTCCAAATTTGcctttatataattaattgaatttatgattttcaaaaatatgaaatgaGTTCCCATACATGTAACAAGAGAGTTTCAGAGTTGATAAATTGGTTGGACTGAGAATAGTACTCCCTCCGAGGACCGACTACATTACTAATGTAAAGGCATCACACTAAACTTTCTTCTTAGGCCACAATTAAAAAACCATTTATTATGTTTTGGTATTCAAGCATtgcataaaattttattaaaaaaccaTTTAGTTTAGGAAACAGACTTATTCTTTTTAGTAACTTTTAGAATATTCGATAAGTCTACCTGATTTTCTTAATAAGTCCGAAATgatttttttgcttataatttgagatattatataaaattccTTACTTAATTCTCCTTTCCTAACACCAAGCAACTTATATACTTCACCGAGCATCCCATATTACTCGATGTGGAACTTGAGGATAATACCCAATAGTCATTAATGCAAGCAAAACACAGTCCACGTGGTACAAAGTTCCAAACCATATTCTCAATATTTTGAAATCTACTCTTGCATATGTGTACCTCAGCCATGCCGATCCAAAACACAGAAACCTCTTTCGATTGTACCGCGTCAACACCCTTTATTTGCTCCTTCAATTGTTCGTGTACCGCTACGAAGGCAAAAGCAATAATATATTTGCATAAATAAGGATACAAAAGAGGATTAAATTTCATTGCTGTTATGCtttattagtttaataattagtttatttcttaattaaaaCAATACAGTTGTAAAGAAGTACACATGTCTACTATATAGAGGTGGTGGATTTATCAAGGTAAATACCATTATACCTTGTAATCTAGCAACAAGGTGGGTTTGAATGTATTTTCCATTGATCTTCCTTGAACCTTCTGGGATACCACATTTAGGTATTTCTTCTGCTAATCTGACCAAAGCCTGCCTCCAAAGGACCAATATTATAGCACAGAATATGATTCTCAACagcttttaattttgaataattctATAATGCAACAAATGAATTCCAGTGAGGCAAACTAGTGTAATgcatactaaaattaaaaaagatgcAATTCTTTTTTGTCATTATCATCAATTCATCGTATTGGTATAATATAGATTTAACAATCAAAAGTTGCTACAGATTAACTTATCTGTTTTTACATAGTTATATAATTTAACAATGAGTATCATTCTACTGTTAGACaccaaatttgattttattttaaatttacaaagTCAATATAATGGAAGctttaacaaaattttaaattagtatCCTTCTCAAATTTCATGTTTACCCTCAAACTGTGTAACAAATAACAAGCTTAAAAGCGTATGCATGAAcacaaaacaattaaaattcctATGACAACATGATTTCATGTTTTCAATTGCAATGGTTAGgagttattttaaattctaaattcaatattctaaaattgAGAAGATGGCAAGAGATTTTAACCTGAACTTCAAGCTCTAAGACAGCAAGttcacttttaaattttacCAATGCATCCTCCTTTATATACAACTGCAGAGAAAAAGAGTTACAATTTACTGCAAGGGCCTTTTCCATTTATGCATTTTCATTATATCTACTAACTATTgctctcaaaaaaaaaaaaaaacttcatctAGATTTCAATATAATGGTAATGCAAAAGATCTCAggtatacacacacacacacacacacctgtCTTTTAAGGAACCGATTTTGTTGGTTGGCTTCACTAAGCTTCTTAGTGAGTTTTGCTCTTTCAGTATCAGCAAGCAGTGCTATTATCTGCTCGATACAATTTGAAACTGAAGATCTAAGTAAGATAATAAATTGATTCAAGTTGCATACACACAAAAAAGGTATCTTCATTCTTCAGCAACTAAGATATGgctaaaaaataaatacctGTTCATTGTTAAGTGCTTGTGACAATGTCTCATCTTCGTCTGTAGATGCATCCATATCAGCGTTAGGATTATCTCCGAATTGTAATGATGCAGATTCCTCTAACCTAGTTTGCATAGAACGTGTACTACAGAGAAATGGCCTTCTTGGATACACTGCAGTAAAAGTTTGATATGAAGAGGCTAGTCTGTTAAAGTCCCGTCTTGAATTCAAGGACGCCACATTACATGGAAGTTTCTGAGAAATTTCCCTTCCTATTGTTCTCAAAATGTTGGTAAAGAATATCCCTTGTGCTTCTAGATGACAcctatttaaattataaatgaatCATGACAATTGgtattaaataaatatcaacCCCAATGTTTATGTAcactattatatttaatatctagTGTAAGCTTACTTTGCAATACTTATTTCCATCATGAAGAAGAGGTTTTACTTCCCCTGTCATAGAGAAGAGAAAAGGGAACTTAGGACCTAATCAAGAAAATATGCTGAAATTTACCACAAAATAAACGCTagaaaaccaaaaaataagaaCTTAGGATAACTGACATCAAGGAAAAAGTTTTACATACATTCCGAACAGAGGTGTTTCAAATTTATTGTCCAGATATTGATACTTTCAACAAACACAAAAAGTTAGAATATAGAGTGACTTATACATGACAGGTTTTGGCTTCCATAATGTAGGGATGAAAATCTTTATACCATAATTCAGAACTTTCTTATAAAATACTGGGATACCATGATCCTTAAGTTATTACCCCTTTCTATTGCTTTTGAGGTTTCAATGCatgtgaattaaaaaataatcccTTCATGTCCTTTTAAAATGTATGAGTGTTGAATGTTACTCTTAGAGTTTGGGTTGAGCCTAACTCAACTCTACAAAACCGGCTTGTAAGATGAGCGAAGGATGCCTCTGTCATGTAAACACGTTTTCAAGTCATATCTCATCTAATGTAGGACTCTCAATACACACACCCCTCACACTCATGATTGGACACTTGGAGTGTGACCCGAGTGGCCTGATAGCGAATAGTTCAACGGATCTTGGATAAGCTCTAATACTATCTTATAATTTCGGTTGGATCAAACTCAACCCTACAAAGCCGGCTTGTAAGGTGAAAGATGTATTCCACATATAAAACATTTTCAAGTCATATATCAGCTGATATGGAACTCTCAACGGTTACCAAGGACATCAAACTAAAATGTACACTAATTAGGTTGCGACAACAAGATTTAATCCTCAACATCAAGTGGATCAATTTTACATCTACCAAATATCAACAGTGTCCCTATCCATCAAATTAACAGATTTCCTTCGAATTCTAGTATAAGCCAACTCTCCAAATGGGATTCACACATAAACTAACATGGCTTACTCTAGAAATAGATCAATCACCTTCGTTGGTTTCTAAAGCAGAATGAAGCATCTTAAAAAGCAGAGAGTGCACAACAATTACATTCAAACTGCCAACAAGAcataatgataaaattaaaatctctAACTCCAAGAAAAGGAGAGCAATGAAAATGCTTTATGGTTTCTTTTATCTCACTCATTGATTGGTTACAACTAATGACACAGcccttttaaaaatatatcatccTCATTCAACAGTAAACTCTAAAAG
It includes:
- the LOC101504614 gene encoding protein PTST, chloroplastic, with the translated sequence MMEISIAKCHLEAQGIFFTNILRTIGREISQKLPCNVASLNSRRDFNRLASSYQTFTAVYPRRPFLCSTRSMQTRLEESASLQFGDNPNADMDASTDEDETLSQALNNEQIIALLADTERAKLTKKLSEANQQNRFLKRQLYIKEDALVKFKSELAVLELEVQALVRLAEEIPKCGIPEGSRKINGKYIQTHLVARLQAVHEQLKEQIKGVDAVQSKEVSVFWIGMAESVQVMGSFDGWSQGEHLSPEYTGSYTRFSTTLMLRPGRYEIKFLVDGEWHLSQELPVTGEGLTKNNLLIVE